One genomic region from Verrucomicrobiia bacterium encodes:
- a CDS encoding PIG-L family deacetylase yields the protein MPRSVRADSTPAAVLQELRSFQNMGTVLYVAAHPDDENTQMICYLARGKNYRTAYLSLTRGDGGQNVLAGDLDERLGVARTQELIAARKLDGGQQFFTRAIDFGFSKDYQETLSIWNKDEVLADIVRIIRYFQPDVIVTRFTTQPGGTHGHHTASAVLAAEAFKIAGDKNAYPEQLKTLKPWQPKRIYMNRGGGGGLQMEIGGEHPVSGTSLNELAIRSRAMHKTQGFDNFRGFGGGGGGGPRSESLNLLDGAPATNDIMEGVDTTWNRLSGGSDVATLVGQLLEKFNTNDLSANVPLLLKIRTALSNVPIDAVTSEKRRQLDRIIADCAGLTFRSQVSSAEVVPGEQFRVKHVALITSKMPVRWVSSRLSGTELLKAAADLKPGTPVEQESQITVPLTASLSHPYWLRADRALGTFRVDDLALITEPDNPPAFPLEHTFEIGGQRIVLQDEPVQLKGDVDGGDRPAQVIPPISMSFGSDVAVFVPGSTRELTVQLTAARGNLAGRVQLELPKEWKVSPQRQDFRLKEAGANHPVRFTVTAPQEMDSAKIVASATIGSTTFRHERAEVRYRHLPLQLLHPLAAIRAVNMDVQIAAKKVGYIPGAGDDIPAALRQLGCDVSVLEGEVTTNHLAGLDAVVIGVRAFNVRTNFGPTLASLAAFAEAGGTVVAQYNRANNTLPAPFGLRLSGARVTDETAEVRLLAPEHPVLNKPNRITAADFSGWVQERGLYFPNQWESRFTPILACNDPNEQSLEGGLLVAPHGKGHIVYTGLSFFRQLPAGVPGAYRLFANLVSLGK from the coding sequence ATGCCACGTTCCGTGCGCGCCGATTCGACTCCTGCCGCCGTGCTCCAGGAACTCCGCAGTTTCCAAAACATGGGAACGGTTCTCTATGTCGCGGCGCACCCTGACGATGAGAACACGCAGATGATCTGTTATCTCGCGCGCGGCAAAAATTATCGCACGGCTTACCTTTCGCTGACTCGCGGCGATGGCGGCCAGAACGTGCTGGCGGGCGATTTGGACGAACGATTGGGAGTTGCGCGCACGCAGGAATTGATCGCGGCGCGGAAACTGGATGGCGGCCAGCAGTTCTTCACGCGCGCCATCGATTTCGGTTTTTCGAAGGATTACCAGGAGACGCTGAGCATTTGGAACAAGGATGAAGTGCTCGCCGATATTGTCCGCATTATCCGCTATTTCCAACCCGACGTCATCGTCACCCGCTTCACCACGCAGCCTGGCGGAACGCATGGCCATCATACCGCGTCGGCCGTGCTCGCTGCTGAGGCCTTCAAGATTGCGGGTGACAAGAACGCTTATCCCGAGCAACTCAAGACGCTGAAGCCCTGGCAGCCCAAACGCATTTACATGAATCGCGGTGGCGGTGGCGGCCTGCAGATGGAAATCGGCGGGGAACATCCGGTTTCCGGAACTTCGCTGAACGAGCTGGCGATTCGCAGCCGTGCGATGCACAAGACCCAGGGGTTTGACAATTTTCGCGGGTTCGGTGGCGGCGGCGGTGGCGGACCGCGTTCGGAATCGCTCAACCTTCTCGATGGAGCGCCCGCAACCAACGACATCATGGAAGGCGTCGATACGACCTGGAATCGGCTTTCAGGCGGCAGCGACGTGGCGACGCTCGTTGGACAATTGCTCGAAAAGTTTAACACGAACGACCTTTCCGCGAACGTCCCTTTGCTGCTCAAGATCCGCACCGCTCTATCCAATGTGCCAATCGATGCGGTCACCTCCGAGAAGCGCCGACAGCTCGATCGGATCATTGCCGACTGCGCTGGCTTAACGTTCCGTTCGCAGGTGAGTTCGGCTGAAGTTGTTCCTGGCGAACAGTTCCGCGTCAAGCATGTCGCATTGATTACTTCAAAGATGCCTGTCCGCTGGGTTTCATCGCGTTTAAGCGGTACGGAGTTGCTCAAGGCAGCAGCCGATCTCAAACCGGGAACGCCCGTAGAACAAGAATCCCAAATCACAGTGCCCCTGACCGCGTCGTTGAGTCATCCGTATTGGCTGCGCGCCGATCGCGCCCTCGGGACTTTCCGCGTCGATGACCTGGCGTTGATCACTGAACCTGACAATCCTCCAGCCTTCCCACTGGAACACACGTTCGAAATCGGGGGACAACGCATCGTGCTCCAGGACGAACCTGTACAGCTGAAGGGCGACGTCGATGGCGGGGATCGTCCCGCGCAGGTGATTCCTCCGATTTCCATGTCATTCGGTTCCGATGTCGCTGTGTTCGTTCCAGGTTCAACACGCGAATTGACGGTTCAACTCACGGCGGCCCGCGGAAATCTCGCAGGCAGGGTTCAACTCGAATTGCCCAAGGAATGGAAGGTGTCGCCGCAGAGACAGGACTTCAGGCTGAAAGAAGCCGGCGCGAATCATCCCGTGCGGTTCACGGTCACGGCGCCACAGGAAATGGATTCCGCGAAGATTGTTGCGAGCGCGACCATTGGCAGCACCACGTTCCGGCATGAACGCGCCGAGGTTCGATACCGGCATCTGCCGCTGCAGTTGTTGCATCCGCTCGCTGCGATCCGCGCAGTAAATATGGATGTCCAGATCGCCGCGAAGAAGGTCGGCTACATACCCGGAGCTGGGGATGACATTCCCGCGGCGCTGCGCCAGTTGGGCTGTGATGTTTCGGTCCTCGAAGGCGAGGTCACCACCAATCACCTCGCAGGGCTCGACGCGGTTGTGATTGGAGTGCGGGCTTTCAACGTGCGAACGAACTTCGGTCCAACGCTCGCATCGCTGGCTGCGTTTGCTGAAGCCGGCGGAACCGTTGTCGCTCAATACAATCGCGCCAACAACACGCTTCCCGCGCCGTTCGGATTGCGATTGTCGGGAGCGCGCGTCACGGATGAAACCGCGGAGGTCCGCCTGCTTGCGCCCGAGCATCCCGTGTTGAACAAGCCCAACCGCATCACCGCGGCGGACTTCAGCGGCTGGGTGCAGGAGCGCGGCCTTTATTTTCCGAATCAGTGGGAATCAAGGTTCACGCCGATCCTGGCGTGCAACGATCCCAACGAACAATCACTTGAGGGCGGGCTGCTGGTTGCACCGCACGGCAAGGGCCACATCGTTTACACAGGACTTTCGTTCTTTCGCCAGCTGCCGGCGGGCGTTCCCGGCGCCTACAGGCTTTTTGCGAACCTGGTCTCACTCGGCAAATGA
- a CDS encoding DUF2911 domain-containing protein: MNSKILGLTLAAVGLLVANAAEQAPRVEFPAPSPASTLKQRVGLTDVEIVYSRPSVKGRKIFGGLVSHGEVWRTGANTATRITFSTPVRINGAEVPAGTYGLFTIPGENEWTVIISKGSEQWGSYRYDQKDDLVRVKAKPEKLAQSVETFTIGINDLRDDSATLAIEWEKVRVPVKIEVDLVNKLKAQIDQVMASNEARKPYFQAAMFYYDHNLDLQKAKEWVNAAVAEREAFYIVHLQAKILAKTGDKAGAIKAANRSTELAKQANDSGYVTLNRDLIASLK, from the coding sequence ATGAATTCGAAAATACTTGGTTTGACGTTGGCAGCCGTCGGTCTCCTGGTCGCGAACGCCGCTGAACAGGCGCCGCGCGTTGAGTTCCCAGCCCCCAGCCCCGCCTCCACGCTGAAGCAGCGCGTCGGACTGACTGACGTGGAAATTGTTTATTCGCGGCCCAGCGTGAAGGGACGCAAAATCTTCGGCGGACTCGTCTCCCATGGCGAAGTCTGGCGAACCGGCGCGAACACCGCGACGAGGATTACCTTCAGCACGCCCGTAAGGATCAATGGCGCTGAAGTTCCCGCGGGCACCTACGGACTCTTTACCATTCCAGGTGAGAACGAGTGGACGGTCATCATCAGCAAAGGCTCCGAACAATGGGGCTCGTATCGATACGACCAGAAGGACGATCTCGTTCGCGTGAAGGCCAAGCCCGAGAAGCTCGCCCAATCCGTTGAGACGTTCACGATCGGCATCAACGATCTCCGTGACGATTCCGCGACGCTGGCGATTGAATGGGAAAAGGTGCGGGTGCCGGTGAAGATCGAGGTCGACCTTGTGAACAAGTTGAAGGCGCAGATTGACCAGGTGATGGCCTCCAACGAAGCGCGCAAGCCGTACTTCCAGGCTGCCATGTTCTACTACGATCACAACCTCGACCTGCAGAAGGCGAAGGAATGGGTGAATGCAGCCGTTGCTGAGCGCGAGGCGTTCTACATCGTGCATCTGCAGGCCAAAATCCTGGCGAAGACTGGCGACAAAGCCGGCGCCATCAAGGCAGCCAACCGTTCCACTGAACTCGCGAAGCAGGCGAATGACAGCGGTTACGTGACGCTGAACCGGGATCTCATTGCCAGCTTGAAATGA
- a CDS encoding DUF2911 domain-containing protein, with translation MKFVYGMVAAAVLATAMAASAQQQRPASPPDVARVNVDGARVAIYYARPSITNARNQEKRKIWGGLVPYGKVWRTGANEATLMTTQRALVFGETVVPPGAYTLYTLPMEDGSAKLIINKQVGQWGTQYDEKQDVARVDLKKETVAGPVEQFTIALERNPAGGGLLKMSWENTQFSVPFTVQKQ, from the coding sequence ATGAAATTTGTATACGGCATGGTGGCAGCGGCAGTTTTGGCAACCGCAATGGCGGCGTCCGCGCAGCAACAGCGCCCGGCCAGCCCGCCGGATGTGGCGCGTGTAAACGTGGATGGCGCGCGCGTGGCGATCTACTACGCCCGCCCTTCAATCACAAACGCTCGAAACCAGGAGAAAAGAAAAATCTGGGGCGGATTGGTTCCTTACGGCAAAGTCTGGCGAACCGGCGCCAACGAAGCGACGCTGATGACGACGCAGCGCGCCCTTGTATTCGGCGAAACCGTGGTTCCTCCCGGCGCTTACACCTTATACACGCTGCCGATGGAAGACGGTTCAGCGAAGCTCATCATTAACAAGCAGGTCGGCCAGTGGGGCACCCAGTACGACGAAAAACAGGATGTCGCCCGCGTCGATCTCAAGAAAGAAACGGTCGCCGGCCCGGTTGAACAATTCACCATCGCGCTCGAACGAAATCCGGCCGGCGGTGGTCTCTTGAAGATGTCATGGGAAAACACGCAGTTTTCCGTGCCCTTTACAGTTCAAAAACAGTAA